The Paeniglutamicibacter sulfureus genome includes a region encoding these proteins:
- a CDS encoding MFS transporter — protein MTNQSLAMRGHVHGTKDAKRVAVGSSVGAVIETYDFIGFGTAAALYFGTAFFPGADSVTGTLAAFATLGVGFAARPLGGILGGHLGDKLGRKPVLVASLILMGLATFVIGLLPTYEQIGVVAPVLLVLVRIIQGLAFGAEWGGAILMSYEHAPWKKKGKYTGIVQAGFPVGLLLANVVFLYSVNLDGDWAWRVPFLASIVLVAVGLIIRSKVPESPVFEEVKSSGQIVRNPIAKVIREDWRNIVRGIGLRIAETAGYAVSITYMISYLHTSELADKTQTLIALCVASAIGIFATMAWGSLTDKIGRRPAYIASTAFAVLFGIPMFLLVNTGLFVLIIATVVISYAVCQNSLAGAQGAWFPELFQANTRSSGASLAYQISAMVSGFTPFVTTLLFISFGWLGPALLFSFYGAIGLWAALATRETWGPAERKFATEAEDSTTANHVHA, from the coding sequence ATGACGAACCAAAGCCTTGCGATGCGTGGACACGTCCACGGCACGAAGGACGCCAAGCGCGTCGCCGTCGGCTCCAGTGTAGGGGCCGTGATCGAGACCTATGACTTCATTGGCTTCGGGACCGCGGCCGCGCTCTATTTCGGGACGGCGTTCTTCCCGGGGGCCGATTCGGTCACCGGGACGCTGGCCGCGTTCGCCACCTTGGGCGTGGGCTTCGCCGCACGCCCGCTCGGTGGAATCCTCGGTGGGCACCTGGGCGACAAGTTGGGCCGCAAGCCCGTGCTCGTGGCCTCGTTGATCCTCATGGGCCTGGCGACATTCGTTATCGGCCTGCTGCCGACCTACGAGCAGATCGGCGTCGTTGCCCCCGTGCTGCTGGTGCTCGTTCGTATCATCCAGGGCCTGGCCTTCGGTGCCGAGTGGGGTGGGGCGATCCTGATGAGCTACGAACACGCCCCGTGGAAGAAGAAGGGCAAGTACACCGGCATCGTCCAGGCCGGCTTCCCCGTCGGCCTGCTGCTGGCCAACGTGGTGTTCCTCTACAGCGTTAACCTCGATGGCGACTGGGCCTGGCGTGTCCCGTTCCTGGCCAGCATCGTGCTGGTGGCCGTCGGGTTGATCATCCGGTCGAAGGTCCCCGAATCCCCGGTATTCGAAGAGGTCAAGAGCTCGGGGCAGATCGTCCGCAATCCGATCGCCAAGGTCATCCGCGAGGACTGGCGCAACATCGTGCGCGGCATCGGCCTGCGCATCGCCGAGACTGCCGGCTACGCCGTCTCGATCACCTACATGATCTCCTACCTCCACACCAGCGAGCTGGCCGACAAGACCCAGACCCTCATCGCCCTGTGCGTCGCCTCCGCCATCGGCATCTTCGCCACGATGGCGTGGGGTTCACTGACGGACAAGATCGGCCGCCGGCCGGCTTACATTGCTTCGACTGCCTTCGCTGTGCTCTTTGGAATTCCCATGTTCCTGCTCGTGAACACCGGCTTGTTCGTCTTGATTATTGCGACCGTCGTGATTTCCTATGCTGTTTGCCAGAATTCGCTGGCCGGCGCCCAGGGCGCCTGGTTCCCCGAGCTCTTCCAAGCGAATACGCGCTCCTCCGGGGCTTCACTGGCTTACCAGATCTCGGCGATGGTTTCCGGTTTTACCCCCTTCGTCACCACCCTGCTGTTCATCAGCTTCGGCTGGTTGGGCCCGGCGCTGCTCTTCAGCTTCTACGGAGCCATAGGACTGTGGGCGGCACTCGCCACACGCGAGACCTGGGGCCCGGCCGAGCGCAAGTTCGCCACCGAAGCCGAGGATTCCACTACGGCCAACCACGTGCACGCATGA
- a CDS encoding transketolase, with the protein MRHHALNMGEVQGQGYVGQALGSADMFAAVYADQLVYRPEDPDWDGRDRFLLSTGHYAIGHYAALAQAGIVPIEELETYGSDDSRLPMSGMSTYTPGMEISGGSLGHGLPIAIGTALGLRHQGSPSRVINFMSDGELDEGSTWEAAMGAHHHGLGNLTVLVDINALQADGKTDTVMRTEPVADKWAASGWHVQRVDGNDVGQLLAAFDAVAQDAGPDARPSVILCDTRVGCGVPLLEEREKAHFMRIEEHEWKTCREQLTAGHEGATK; encoded by the coding sequence ATGCGGCACCATGCCCTGAACATGGGAGAGGTTCAGGGGCAGGGATATGTCGGTCAGGCCCTGGGCTCCGCCGACATGTTCGCCGCGGTCTACGCCGACCAGCTTGTCTACCGGCCCGAGGACCCGGACTGGGACGGGCGTGACCGGTTCCTGCTCTCCACCGGGCACTACGCCATCGGGCACTATGCCGCCCTCGCGCAGGCCGGCATCGTCCCGATCGAAGAACTCGAGACCTACGGATCCGACGACTCACGGCTTCCCATGTCGGGAATGTCCACCTACACGCCGGGCATGGAGATCTCCGGGGGATCGCTCGGACACGGGCTGCCGATCGCCATCGGCACCGCATTGGGCCTCCGGCACCAGGGATCCCCGTCTCGGGTCATCAACTTCATGTCCGACGGCGAGCTCGACGAGGGATCCACCTGGGAGGCCGCCATGGGCGCCCACCACCACGGACTGGGGAACCTCACCGTCTTGGTGGACATCAATGCGCTCCAAGCCGACGGCAAGACCGACACCGTCATGCGAACCGAACCTGTGGCCGACAAATGGGCCGCCAGCGGCTGGCACGTCCAGCGTGTGGACGGCAACGATGTCGGCCAGCTCCTGGCTGCATTCGACGCCGTCGCGCAAGACGCGGGGCCCGACGCCCGGCCATCGGTCATTCTGTGCGACACCCGCGTTGGCTGCGGCGTCCCGCTGCTGGAAGAGCGCGAAAAGGCGCACTTCATGCGCATTGAAGAACACGAATGGAAAACCTGCCGTGAGCAACTCACCGCGGGCCATGAAGGAGCAACCAAATGA
- a CDS encoding transketolase family protein translates to MTTTPVKARLKTSAMIASFADPGQKTAPAPFGHALVKAAEENPAIVGLTADLGKYTDMHIFANAFPERFFQMGMAEQLLLGAAAGMAQTGLVPFASTYSVFAARRAYDFLALDAAEPNLNVNVVGGLPGLTTGYGPSHQATEDMAIFRGMPNLTIVDPCDSLDIEQAVPQLAASEGPTYLRLLRGNVPTVLDEYDYTFELGKAKVLRGGADVVFVSSGLMTMRALAAAKELAKHHVDVAVVHAPTIKPFDTETVLRELNTDRLAVTLENHSVVGGLFETVASAVVQSGVSKRVVPIALPDEFLQAGALPTLHDRYGLSVARIVEKVLGEL, encoded by the coding sequence ATGACCACCACCCCAGTGAAGGCCCGCCTGAAAACCTCGGCCATGATCGCCTCCTTCGCCGACCCCGGCCAAAAGACGGCACCCGCCCCGTTCGGGCACGCCCTGGTCAAGGCGGCCGAGGAAAACCCCGCGATCGTCGGACTCACGGCCGACCTCGGCAAATACACCGACATGCATATCTTCGCCAATGCCTTCCCCGAGAGGTTCTTCCAGATGGGCATGGCCGAACAGCTCCTCCTGGGTGCCGCCGCAGGCATGGCCCAGACCGGGCTGGTGCCATTCGCTTCCACGTATTCAGTCTTTGCGGCCCGACGCGCCTACGACTTCCTCGCCCTGGACGCCGCCGAGCCGAACCTCAACGTCAATGTGGTCGGCGGCCTTCCCGGACTCACCACCGGCTACGGCCCCAGCCACCAGGCCACCGAGGACATGGCGATCTTCCGCGGCATGCCCAACCTGACCATCGTGGACCCCTGCGACTCCTTGGACATCGAACAGGCGGTGCCGCAGCTGGCAGCCAGTGAAGGGCCCACCTACCTGCGGCTGTTACGCGGCAACGTGCCCACCGTCCTTGACGAATACGACTACACCTTCGAACTGGGCAAGGCGAAGGTGCTGCGCGGCGGCGCCGACGTTGTCTTCGTCTCCAGCGGACTGATGACCATGAGGGCACTTGCTGCCGCGAAGGAACTGGCCAAGCACCACGTGGATGTCGCGGTCGTCCACGCCCCCACGATCAAGCCGTTCGACACCGAAACCGTATTGCGCGAACTGAACACCGACAGACTGGCCGTGACCTTGGAAAACCATTCGGTCGTCGGCGGATTGTTCGAGACCGTGGCCTCCGCCGTGGTGCAGTCGGGCGTCAGCAAGCGCGTGGTGCCCATCGCCCTGCCGGATGAATTCCTGCAGGCCGGAGCACTGCCCACTCTTCACGACCGATACGGACTGTCGGTTGCGCGCATCGTGGAGAAGGTCTTGGGCGAACTTTAG
- a CDS encoding GntR family transcriptional regulator — protein sequence MAVEAMSLLGLEKTSLRQQALTALRRAITTGEIPPGKHLVETELSDMLNISRGTLREALRQLQQEGLVSAGARGRLSVRNLDAKEIRDIFAVRAALETLAAQRLCTLEDRSDAVAQLQAALKHMGVEAGHGIERGIEADLEFHRVLCRLTGNEPLLLSWEQLEGSIRMSIMWGGKERGIRNMNVERHAEIVDAIASADAALAAKVIKEHMDTAADVLVTS from the coding sequence ATGGCCGTGGAAGCAATGTCCTTGCTGGGGCTCGAAAAGACCAGCCTTCGGCAGCAAGCGCTCACGGCCCTGCGCCGGGCGATCACCACCGGTGAGATCCCGCCGGGGAAGCACTTGGTCGAAACCGAGCTGTCCGACATGCTCAACATCAGCCGCGGCACCCTGCGCGAGGCGCTGCGTCAGCTTCAGCAGGAGGGTCTGGTCTCCGCCGGAGCGCGGGGCCGGCTCTCTGTCCGGAACCTCGACGCCAAGGAGATCCGGGACATCTTTGCCGTCCGGGCCGCACTGGAGACCCTCGCCGCGCAGCGGCTGTGCACCCTCGAGGACCGCAGTGACGCAGTCGCCCAGCTGCAGGCCGCCTTGAAGCACATGGGGGTCGAAGCCGGACACGGGATCGAACGCGGGATCGAGGCCGACCTGGAATTCCACCGTGTCCTGTGCCGGCTCACCGGCAACGAGCCCCTGTTGCTCTCCTGGGAGCAGCTCGAGGGCAGCATCCGCATGTCCATCATGTGGGGCGGCAAGGAACGCGGCATCAGGAACATGAACGTCGAGCGGCATGCAGAGATCGTCGACGCCATCGCTTCCGCCGACGCGGCCCTTGCTGCCAAGGTCATCAAGGAGCACATGGATACGGCGGCCGACGTGTTGGTCACCAGCTAG
- a CDS encoding diacylglycerol/lipid kinase family protein: MESARIFESIVIIFNPNSTGNAPKLAEELRDRLADRLPYRADISLQPTEHAGHAVELAREAAANHANVLVVSVSGDGGYNEVVNGVMQSGNREAVCAVMAAGNANDHRSSIGTKPLDEAIAEGHVRRIDLLNIATGEGGDLTGEYAHSYIGFGLTPVVAIDLEKGSKGALKEMVSVVRTFSKFTPFEMQHSNGQHLKLDSLVFANIPEMAKYATLSEADDQPRDGKFEVIILPHQPKWRVLLTAARAATKGLGDQPSTDHYEFTTLKPIPYQIDGEVRSAAANTVVRVTSVPRALPIVG; this comes from the coding sequence ATGGAATCCGCGCGCATTTTCGAGTCAATCGTGATCATTTTCAACCCGAACAGCACGGGGAATGCCCCCAAATTGGCCGAAGAGTTGAGGGACCGGTTGGCAGACCGGCTCCCTTACCGAGCGGACATCAGCCTGCAGCCCACCGAACATGCAGGCCATGCCGTCGAGCTGGCCCGGGAAGCCGCCGCCAACCACGCCAACGTGCTGGTCGTCTCCGTCAGCGGGGACGGGGGCTACAACGAAGTCGTCAACGGGGTCATGCAGAGCGGCAACCGGGAGGCCGTTTGTGCTGTCATGGCCGCCGGCAACGCCAACGACCACCGCTCCAGCATCGGCACCAAGCCCCTCGATGAGGCCATTGCCGAAGGCCATGTGCGGAGGATCGACCTGCTGAACATCGCCACGGGAGAGGGAGGTGACCTTACCGGGGAGTACGCGCACTCCTACATCGGCTTCGGACTCACTCCGGTGGTGGCCATCGACCTGGAAAAGGGCAGCAAGGGAGCGCTGAAGGAAATGGTCTCCGTGGTGCGCACGTTCTCGAAGTTCACGCCCTTTGAAATGCAGCATTCGAACGGCCAGCACCTGAAGCTGGACAGCTTGGTCTTCGCGAACATCCCCGAAATGGCCAAGTACGCCACGCTCAGCGAGGCCGATGACCAGCCCCGCGACGGGAAGTTCGAGGTCATCATTCTGCCCCACCAGCCCAAGTGGCGTGTCCTGCTGACCGCCGCACGCGCCGCAACGAAAGGGCTGGGAGACCAGCCGAGCACCGACCACTACGAGTTCACCACGCTCAAGCCGATACCGTACCAAATCGACGGCGAAGTCAGGAGTGCCGCAGCCAATACCGTGGTCCGCGTGACCAGCGTGCCGCGCGCCCTGCCGATCGTCGGCTAG
- a CDS encoding GlsB/YeaQ/YmgE family stress response membrane protein: MIGFIVAGLVIGALARLIKPGKQNLSLIVTLLLGLAGSVIGGVIANLLGTGDIFELNVVGFIVAVVASVLLVGVAEGLSGRRSSVR, encoded by the coding sequence ATGATCGGATTCATCGTCGCGGGACTAGTCATCGGTGCCCTCGCGAGACTCATCAAGCCCGGCAAGCAAAATCTGAGCCTGATTGTGACTCTCCTGCTCGGACTCGCCGGTTCGGTCATCGGCGGGGTCATCGCGAACCTGCTCGGCACAGGCGACATCTTTGAGCTCAATGTGGTCGGATTTATCGTCGCCGTCGTCGCATCCGTGCTCCTCGTCGGCGTTGCCGAAGGCCTGTCGGGGCGCCGCAGCTCAGTTCGCTGA
- a CDS encoding serine hydrolase domain-containing protein, protein MNNMNLEFQTQPVDMNSWRLPENQRWAFQHMAEILPTATISRGDGQVAQLPEGHRDLDSVILPPVFAGEVPMSVGSVMATTETDGWMLLHRGQVLTEQYFGGMGAGTQHLLMSMSKSLVGAVAGALCDSGILDPEGQLTDYLPELTETGYAGATVRELLDMRSGIDFSENYLDPAAGIRKLEEAIGWAPAKAPGPTGMYPYLRTLERKTAHGGVFEYRSCETDMLGWICEAASGSSMDALLSDLVWGKLGAESDASVGIDQFGTAVFDGGINATLRDMARFGSLFLNDGLSLTGERVLSSEWIEQTLAGAPDSRDAFADSPVDNLMPGGMYRNQMWFPYEGSDVVLCLGIHGQMVYINRPAQVVAVKLSTWPVPQDPARLFPTLRAFDAIAAALLVEVETASAPTPSEPEPSK, encoded by the coding sequence ATGAACAACATGAATTTGGAATTCCAGACGCAGCCCGTGGACATGAACAGCTGGCGGCTGCCCGAGAACCAGCGGTGGGCCTTCCAGCACATGGCCGAGATCCTGCCTACGGCGACAATTTCCCGGGGGGATGGCCAGGTGGCGCAGCTTCCGGAAGGGCACCGCGACCTGGATTCCGTCATTCTGCCGCCGGTCTTTGCCGGAGAAGTGCCCATGAGCGTGGGCTCGGTGATGGCCACCACGGAGACCGATGGATGGATGCTGTTGCACCGCGGCCAGGTGCTCACCGAGCAGTACTTCGGTGGGATGGGCGCCGGGACCCAGCACCTGCTGATGTCGATGAGCAAGTCACTGGTCGGAGCGGTGGCCGGGGCGCTGTGTGACTCCGGAATCCTGGATCCTGAAGGGCAGCTGACCGACTACCTCCCCGAACTCACTGAAACCGGATATGCCGGGGCCACGGTGCGAGAGCTGCTGGACATGCGTTCCGGAATCGACTTTTCCGAGAACTACCTGGACCCTGCCGCCGGAATCCGGAAGCTGGAGGAAGCCATCGGCTGGGCGCCCGCCAAGGCGCCCGGGCCCACGGGAATGTACCCGTACCTGCGGACCTTGGAACGAAAGACCGCCCACGGCGGCGTTTTCGAATACCGTTCTTGCGAAACGGACATGCTCGGCTGGATCTGCGAGGCCGCATCCGGCTCATCGATGGACGCCTTGCTGTCGGATCTGGTGTGGGGCAAGCTCGGTGCCGAATCCGATGCGTCCGTCGGCATCGACCAGTTCGGCACCGCTGTCTTTGACGGCGGGATCAACGCCACGCTGCGCGACATGGCCCGCTTTGGTTCGCTTTTCCTCAACGATGGGCTCTCCCTGACCGGTGAGCGCGTGCTCTCGTCCGAGTGGATTGAGCAGACACTGGCCGGGGCACCGGACTCCCGAGACGCTTTCGCTGACAGCCCTGTCGACAACCTCATGCCCGGCGGGATGTACCGGAACCAGATGTGGTTCCCCTACGAGGGCAGCGACGTCGTGCTTTGCCTTGGCATCCACGGACAAATGGTCTACATCAACCGCCCCGCCCAAGTGGTGGCAGTGAAGCTGTCGACCTGGCCGGTCCCGCAGGATCCCGCCAGGCTGTTCCCCACCTTGCGCGCCTTCGACGCCATCGCAGCGGCACTGTTGGTGGAAGTCGAGACCGCCTCGGCGCCGACGCCTTCGGAACCGGAACCGTCGAAGTAG
- a CDS encoding NAD(P)-binding protein, protein MTHKVQADYLVVGAGAMGMAFADALIDHADARVAIVDRRHGSGGHWLDAYPFARLHQASAFYGVASTLLGDSRVQQHGPEAGLHERADVSEICAYYAHILSDRMLGTDKVEFFNNCEYVADGQIVSHISGRRTEVPSQCRIVDARYLAPDIPLITPPRFDVADDVRVIPVNSLARTMEAPSQYVIVGSGKTATDACIWLLAHGVDPNAICWVRPRDPWMLNRAVVQPEPAVFLGMAADTMEASAAATSLEDLFFRLEDAGIMLRIDRSVTPTMAKTPTLATWELEKLRTIEHVVRLGHVRAVERRRISLEDGTVSMAKDALVVHCAASGLRYPPTIPIWGRSAITLQPIRAGFPCFGAALAGYVEATRDDDAEKNRLCPSTPYPNTLASWATMQIMGTRAAKSFGSEPDIKAWADAVALNPARVPPEEGRLAEVDDALSRLKTQVPLGVARLAELV, encoded by the coding sequence ATGACGCACAAGGTGCAAGCCGACTACCTAGTGGTCGGGGCCGGCGCGATGGGCATGGCATTCGCGGATGCGTTGATCGACCATGCCGACGCGCGCGTGGCCATTGTCGACAGACGCCACGGTTCCGGCGGGCATTGGCTCGACGCCTATCCCTTCGCGCGCCTGCACCAGGCCTCCGCATTTTATGGTGTCGCCTCCACGCTGCTCGGCGATTCCCGGGTGCAACAGCACGGTCCGGAAGCCGGCCTTCACGAACGGGCCGATGTCTCGGAGATCTGCGCCTACTACGCCCACATCCTGTCCGACCGGATGCTGGGCACCGACAAGGTCGAGTTCTTCAACAACTGCGAGTATGTTGCCGACGGGCAGATCGTCTCGCATATCTCCGGCCGGCGGACCGAGGTGCCATCGCAGTGCCGGATCGTCGACGCACGGTATCTTGCACCGGACATCCCGTTGATCACCCCGCCGCGCTTCGACGTCGCGGACGATGTCCGCGTGATTCCGGTCAACAGCCTCGCCCGCACCATGGAGGCGCCGAGCCAGTATGTGATCGTGGGATCGGGCAAGACCGCAACCGATGCCTGCATCTGGCTCCTGGCCCACGGCGTGGACCCCAACGCGATCTGCTGGGTGAGGCCGCGCGATCCCTGGATGCTCAACCGCGCTGTCGTCCAGCCGGAACCGGCGGTGTTCCTCGGCATGGCCGCCGACACCATGGAGGCATCCGCCGCCGCGACATCGCTCGAGGACCTGTTTTTCCGGCTGGAAGACGCCGGCATCATGCTCCGCATCGACCGGTCGGTCACCCCGACGATGGCCAAGACTCCGACGCTGGCGACCTGGGAACTGGAGAAACTGCGCACCATTGAGCACGTCGTGCGGCTCGGACATGTCCGGGCGGTGGAACGGCGGCGCATTTCGCTCGAGGACGGCACGGTCTCGATGGCCAAGGACGCGCTCGTGGTGCACTGTGCCGCCTCTGGCCTGCGCTACCCGCCGACCATCCCGATCTGGGGACGGTCGGCGATCACGCTGCAGCCGATCCGGGCCGGATTCCCGTGCTTCGGTGCAGCGCTGGCAGGCTACGTGGAAGCGACCCGCGACGACGACGCGGAAAAGAACCGGCTCTGCCCATCGACCCCGTATCCCAACACACTTGCCAGTTGGGCAACCATGCAGATCATGGGCACCCGTGCGGCGAAATCCTTTGGGTCGGAACCGGACATCAAGGCCTGGGCCGACGCCGTGGCGCTGAATCCGGCACGGGTTCCACCCGAGGAGGGCAGGCTGGCGGAGGTGGATGATGCGCTCTCCCGCCTGAAGACCCAGGTTCCCTTGGGCGTTGCCCGGCTGGCGGAACTGGTCTGA
- a CDS encoding helix-turn-helix domain-containing protein, which produces MVDLKGFEDAHYMTVAEVAEAMRVSNMTVYRLVHSGELPAVRFGRSYRVPAQAVKEYLIAEQHAAASEHRPETH; this is translated from the coding sequence ATGGTGGATCTCAAGGGGTTCGAGGATGCCCACTACATGACCGTGGCAGAGGTCGCCGAGGCCATGAGGGTATCCAACATGACCGTTTACCGGCTGGTGCATTCAGGGGAATTGCCCGCCGTGCGATTCGGCCGCTCCTACCGCGTGCCTGCCCAGGCAGTGAAGGAATACCTGATCGCCGAGCAACACGCGGCGGCATCGGAGCACCGTCCCGAAACCCACTAA
- a CDS encoding alpha/beta fold hydrolase: MGFISVGNENSTSIDLYYEDQGQGQPVVLIHGYPLNGHSWERQTRVLLDAGFRVITYDRRGFGQSSKVGTGYDYDTFASDLNTVLETLDLNDVILVGFSMGTGELARYVSTFGHKRVAKLAFLASLEPFLVQRDDNPEGVPQEVFDGIVETAQGDRFAWFTSFFSDFYNLDDTLGSRISQEVVTANWNTAVSSAPVAAYAVVSSWIEDFRADVAAVAASGKPALILHGTADNILPIDATARRFRKLLPEADYVEIDGAPHGLLWTHAAEVNAALLAFVGNARR, from the coding sequence ATGGGCTTCATCAGCGTTGGCAACGAGAACAGCACGTCAATCGACCTCTACTACGAGGACCAGGGCCAGGGACAGCCGGTGGTCCTCATCCACGGGTACCCACTCAACGGACATAGCTGGGAGCGCCAGACCCGTGTCCTGCTCGACGCGGGCTTCCGCGTCATCACCTACGACCGCCGCGGGTTCGGCCAATCGAGCAAAGTCGGCACGGGGTACGACTACGACACCTTCGCCTCCGACCTCAACACGGTGCTCGAAACCCTCGACCTGAACGACGTGATCCTGGTTGGCTTCTCCATGGGCACCGGCGAACTGGCACGCTATGTGTCCACGTTCGGGCACAAGCGCGTCGCGAAGCTCGCCTTCCTGGCTTCGCTTGAACCATTCCTCGTGCAGAGGGATGACAATCCCGAGGGCGTGCCGCAAGAAGTCTTCGACGGTATCGTCGAGACGGCCCAGGGTGACCGCTTCGCCTGGTTCACGAGCTTCTTCTCCGATTTCTACAACCTCGATGACACCTTGGGGTCGCGGATCAGCCAGGAAGTCGTCACAGCGAACTGGAACACCGCTGTTTCGAGCGCGCCGGTGGCCGCCTACGCGGTCGTTTCCTCCTGGATCGAGGATTTTCGCGCGGACGTCGCAGCGGTGGCTGCCAGCGGCAAGCCGGCGCTCATCCTGCACGGCACGGCCGACAATATCCTGCCCATCGATGCCACGGCGCGGCGGTTCCGGAAATTGCTGCCGGAAGCCGACTACGTGGAAATCGACGGGGCACCCCACGGCCTGCTCTGGACACACGCCGCTGAGGTCAACGCGGCACTGCTCGCCTTCGTGGGGAACGCGCGGAGGTAG
- a CDS encoding ferritin: protein MSHQFNELLTRQLGNEFAASQQYIAIAAWFDGQDLPRLAKHFYRQALEERNHAMMMVQYMLDRGIKFVIPGIGEVRNDFATAEDPLVLALAQEIEVTEQIKELFAAARAENDPLGEQFMLWFLKEQVEEVASMSTLLNIARRASSLFEIETFLARESVGDAGQPGADGGAGAPEAAGGTL, encoded by the coding sequence ATGAGCCATCAGTTCAATGAGTTACTGACCCGCCAACTGGGCAACGAGTTCGCGGCGTCCCAGCAGTACATTGCCATCGCGGCCTGGTTCGATGGACAGGACCTGCCCCGGCTGGCGAAGCACTTCTACCGCCAGGCCTTGGAGGAGCGGAACCACGCCATGATGATGGTGCAGTACATGCTGGACCGAGGCATCAAGTTCGTCATCCCCGGCATTGGCGAGGTCCGAAACGACTTTGCGACGGCGGAAGATCCGCTGGTGCTTGCGCTTGCCCAGGAGATCGAGGTCACCGAGCAGATCAAGGAGTTGTTCGCCGCAGCCCGGGCCGAAAACGATCCGCTGGGAGAGCAGTTCATGCTGTGGTTCCTCAAGGAGCAGGTCGAGGAGGTGGCGTCGATGTCCACGTTGTTGAATATCGCGCGCAGGGCCAGCAGTCTCTTCGAGATCGAGACATTCCTGGCCCGCGAATCGGTGGGAGATGCCGGGCAGCCCGGTGCGGACGGGGGAGCCGGCGCGCCCGAGGCCGCCGGGGGAACGCTCTAA
- a CDS encoding TerC family protein yields the protein MTVSPLIWGITIVVILALLAFDYFFHIRKAHVPALKEAAIWSSIYVGIAIIFGILVFVFGGATMGSEYFAGYITEKALSVDNLFVFLIIIASFRVPREDQQKVLLFGIVFSLLARTGFIFLGAALINSFAWVFYLFGLILLITAGNLLKPGDHATGQSDNFMMRLAKRFLHTTDHFDGDKLFTMHNGKRALTPMLLVMVSIGGTDILFALDSIPAIFGLTQNVYIVFTATAFSLMGLRQLYFLLDGLLDRLIYLSYGLAAILAFIGVKLVLHALHENNLPFINDGEPVPVIEISTGLSLGFIIGVLVITIVVSLLSKAGKAQTAINSARRHAVDYIDLGYTADPAERERVYRLLTMEEAQIMAMEPKYRNKAKDVDKIRAQVAEAHRLHDEYT from the coding sequence ATGACAGTTTCCCCCTTGATTTGGGGCATCACCATCGTCGTTATCCTGGCCTTGCTCGCCTTCGACTATTTCTTCCACATCCGCAAGGCGCACGTCCCCGCGCTCAAGGAAGCCGCCATCTGGTCATCGATCTATGTGGGGATTGCCATCATCTTCGGGATCCTGGTGTTCGTTTTCGGCGGTGCGACCATGGGGTCGGAATACTTCGCCGGCTACATCACGGAGAAGGCCCTTTCGGTCGACAACCTGTTCGTCTTCCTAATCATCATTGCCAGTTTCAGGGTTCCCCGCGAGGACCAGCAGAAGGTGCTGCTTTTCGGCATCGTGTTCTCGCTGCTGGCCCGGACCGGGTTCATTTTCCTGGGTGCGGCGCTGATCAACTCGTTCGCCTGGGTGTTCTACCTCTTCGGCCTGATCCTGCTGATCACGGCCGGCAACCTGCTCAAGCCCGGGGACCACGCGACGGGGCAATCAGACAACTTCATGATGCGCCTGGCCAAGAGGTTCCTCCACACGACCGACCACTTCGATGGAGACAAGCTCTTTACCATGCACAACGGCAAGCGCGCGCTGACGCCTATGCTGCTGGTCATGGTGTCGATCGGCGGCACCGACATCTTGTTCGCGCTGGACTCCATTCCCGCGATCTTCGGCTTGACGCAGAATGTGTACATTGTTTTCACCGCCACCGCGTTTTCGCTGATGGGACTGCGCCAGCTCTACTTCCTGTTGGACGGACTGCTTGACCGGCTCATCTACCTCTCCTATGGACTGGCAGCCATCCTGGCCTTCATCGGCGTCAAGCTGGTGCTCCATGCGCTGCACGAAAACAACCTTCCATTCATCAACGACGGCGAACCCGTCCCCGTCATCGAAATTTCCACCGGACTGTCCCTGGGCTTCATCATCGGGGTGCTTGTCATCACCATTGTCGTCTCGCTGCTGAGCAAGGCGGGAAAGGCACAGACAGCGATCAACAGTGCCCGGCGGCACGCGGTGGACTACATCGACCTCGGCTACACTGCAGACCCCGCCGAACGCGAACGTGTCTACCGGCTGCTGACGATGGAAGAAGCCCAGATCATGGCCATGGAACCGAAGTACCGCAACAAGGCCAAGGACGTCGACAAGATCCGTGCGCAGGTGGCCGAGGCGCATCGGCTCCACGACGAATACACCTAG